Within Sander vitreus isolate 19-12246 chromosome 23, sanVit1, whole genome shotgun sequence, the genomic segment ACAGGAGTGTCCAGTTTGTAAGAGAAGATCTTCAAAGCCAGAACCACCTCGTAACCTGGAGTTAAAGAAGCTGTGTGAGAGTTTCTTACAGCAGAGAGATCAGAGAGCTTCAGAGgctctctgcagtctgcactctgagaaactcaaactcttctgtctggaccatcagcagccagtgtgtgtCGTCTGTCTACATTCAGAAAAACACTCCAACCACATAATCAGACCCATCGATGAAGCTGCACGACAACACAAGAAGGAACTCCAGGAAACTCTGGAGCCCttaaagaagaagatgaaggtTTTTGAACGAGTTAAAGAGGAGTTTGATCAAACAGCAGAACACCTGAAGGTCCAGGCCCGACGCACAGAGACGCAGATTAAGGATCAGTTTAAGAAGCTTCACCAGTttctagaagaggaagaggaggccagGATGGCTGcactgagggaggaagaggagcagaagagtcagaggatgaaggagaagatggaggctctgagcagagagatagcagctctttcagacacagtcagagccacagaggaggagCTGAGAGCTGAAGACGTCTCATTCCTGATCAACTACAAGGCTGCAGTGGAAAGAGTccagcagcgccccctgctggatgatCCACAGCTGCTCTCAGGAGCTCTGATAGACGAGGCCAAACACCTGGGCAACCTGAGCTTCAACATCTGGAACAAGATGAAGGACATGGTCTCCTCCACTCCTGATTCTGGACCCAAACACTGCTTATCCAAAACTCATCCTGTCTGAAGATCTGACCAGTGTGAGactaggaggagagagacagaagcttCCTGATAATCCAGAGAGGTTTGATTATCTCTTCTGTCCTGGGCTCTGAGGGCTTTAACTCAGGGACTCACAGCTGGGATGTCGAGGTTGGAGACAGTACAGACTGGATGCTGggtgtgttagcagagtctGCCCAGAGGAAGGGAGTCATACCATCTGGATTTTGGACAATATGGTTCTCTGAAGGTGAATACTCAGCACGGTCTCCACCAGCTCCACGGACTGTTCTCCAGTTGAAGAAGCAGCTCCAGAGGATCAGAGTGACTCTGGACTGGAACAGAGGAAAGCCGTCGTTCTCTGATCCtgatactaacacacacatacacaccttcaGACACACTTTCACTGAGAAGATGTTTCCATTCATTAACCCTGTTGGTAATCTGAAGATATCACCACTGAAGGTCCGTTTAACACAACGACAGGTCTGATGGAGTCCGTAGTTTTAGGGTGGTGATAATAATAGTAACAATAGTGTCGACAATGCAACCTTGGGCCTTTCACCAAAAGAATATCCAAAGCTTGGGATTCAAACCTACTTCCTTACTTTCAACTACTAAGATCTGACCAGTGTGAGACGAGGAGAGTATCAGCAGCTTCCTGATAATCCAGAGAGGATTGATAGCTACCACTCTGTCCTGGGCTCTGAGGGCTTTAACTCAGGGACTCACAGCTGGGATGTCAAGGTTGGAGACAGTGCATACTGGATACTGggtgtgttagcagagtctGTCCAGAGGAAGGGATTCATACAGTCTGGATTTTGGACAATAAGGTTCTCTAAAAGGTAAATACTCAGCATGGTCTCCACCAGCTCTAAAACCTGATCTCCCGTTTGAGAAGCAGCTCCAGAGGATCAGAGTGACTCTGGACTGGAACAGAGGAAAGCTGTCGTTCTCTGATCctgatatacacatacacatatatacacacacacacacacacttcactgaGAAGTTATTTTGTGTACATCATGTGTGTATACACGGCAAAATATATTGGAGGCACGTTCGTTAATCTACCCTATGATTTGGctaccgctctgcaaaagttaCCTGTTTTCTTTGAGGtagttttgggtctctgtggtcatttggtgtctctttgtagtcactTTGTGTCTCCTTGTGGTAGTTCTGcatctctttttcacatcattttggaccgttatcAGCATATCTGTGTCTGAAACTTTGGAAAAGTTAATAcacaacactcaaaaagcttaaaagacaaaactgaaAGCTACAGAGATCGACTACAATCatcagatctgagaaaagtcttttagtttcattcattcattcagcttcATTCATTCAGGAATATCTTCCCAGCCCTAATTTAGTCCGTGCAGGTCAGAGGTGAGCGGTGGCGCTCTGCGTCTGCTTCAGGTGAGCTTTGGTCTGCAGGTGAGCCTTCAGGAAGGACTGCAGGCGGAAGTGCTTCCCGCAGAGCGAGCAGCCGAACGGCGTCTCTCCGCTGTGGATGCTACGGTGTCGGCTGAAGCTGGCGCGCAGGTGGAAGCTTTTGCCACAGAGCGAACAGCGGAACGGTTTCTCGCCGCTGTGCGTGTACATGTGGTCCCTCAGCTGCTGCTTCATGGCGTAAGTCTTCCCGCAGACGGTACAGCCGAACGGTTTCTCCCCCGTGTGGCTGCGCTGGTGCACTATGAACTGCGACAGGTGGGGGAACTTCTTGCCACAAAGCTCGCAGGTGATGACGGCGTCTCCAGCCAGCAGCTCGCCAGCGGGGAGATCCTGCGAGTGTTTGCTGATGAAACATGAAGAACATGAAATTACCTGAAAAGAATGTCATTTACAGAGCTTATCGCCAAAGTAACGTACGTTTTATCAAAGGAAAAGGTTTAAAAAGAAACTCAAATCTCACTTTTACttacattctcacacacacacacagggctgcCAGTGCTGGACCAGCGCTCTGAGCGGTTGGGGGAGGgtacggtgccttgctcaagagcacctggcagtgcccaggaggtgaactggcatctctccagctaccagtccacactctgtacCTTGGTCCGTactgggacttgaaccagcaaccctacGGTTCCCAAACCCaagtccctacggactgagctactaccACCCCAATAAATGTTTATAAATGTTAATTTGTAATAAATGTTTATTGCTTTGTGTTGATTTGTTATTGTATTTAAAACTAGTTCTGTCTAAAATAATCAGGTTTGTAATCAGCAGAGCCAGACAGaatctaggtgtgtgtgtgtgtgtgtgtgtgtgtgtgtgtgtgtgtaactgactCCGGTGGCTGCATGTATGGAGGACCTGCGGTGCCAAAACCCTGTAAACAGTCATCAATCTGTTTCAAACACTGTAACGGCCTGCAGGATtttgtataaaataaacaattaccAGATAATGTGGTTCTTCAGGAAGCGGAAGCTCTTCCCGCAGATGGAGCAGAGCTGCCTCTCTCCGTTGTGTGAAGCCAGGTGCGTGCACAGGTTGGCGGCCTGCGTGAAGCCCTTCCCGCAGAGTGAGCACCGGTGCGGCCGCAGTTCCTGGTGCACTGCTTTGTGGCGTGTCAGGTGGCCGGCGTGGAAGAATCTCTTCCCGCAGACGTCGCAGATGAACGTCTTCTCGGCGTGCGTCATCCTGTGCGTTTTCATCAGGCTGACGGACGAGTACGCCTTCCCGCAGATGTCGCAGCGGCAGCTTTTCTCGCCGCTGTGCTGTGTCTTGACGTGCAGCTTGCGGTGAGCGTTGTGGTTGAACCTCTTGGGGCAGAAGTTGCAGCCATACGGCAGCAGCCCGTGCTCCTTCGTCACATGTTCGCGCAGTCTCAGGTGGCCCGTGAACGCCGCCCCGCAGACCGAGCACACGGGGTGAGACTTTGTCTCGTGGTCAGAGAGTCGCTCTGCGTTTGGAAACAGCTTCTCACACCGCGAACACTGCTGGTAGCTGTCGGTCGTCTCGTTGGCCATACGCTGCCGTTTCCTGCTGCGGGCTGCAGAGGCCCCGCCCCCCACCGATGAGGAGGCGCTGGGCGGCGGAGAGGACGGCCGAGCGTACTCGTGGTCCAGGACATCCGCCTGCGGGGGAGGCGAGGAGGCGGAGCGCTCGCTGTCCCCTGACGCGTCCATGGCGACTGTCTTATTTCCAGctgcaacaaaaaacatttatgggttactttgttttttctcaacctggactctctgtctccatgtttctgtctgagtgtctgatggaacaacaatctctgaaactggtccagtattaaatcagaaccaagctgtaatgttaccctacaggactaatgttcagcagcagttagtaacaagctgtaatgttaccctacaggactaatgttcagcagcagttagtaacaagctgtaatgttaccctacaggactaatgttcagcagcagttagagtcactaaaagttctgttgttgctgctgacagactcagattattattctaagtgtctgacaacattatgaaaggatccctacagagatagaccttttagttaaagaggaagatccttttagtttaacatgaaacagccctgaaatcaccatcaccaaacccaccagactccatgtaaataatcaggacttttatcatcgtaaaacacacttcattcaaagtggacagaaactaaatcaaactaccaaaagccgtcttggttcatctttccactgttccaacaatcaccactctggtttggttgaaataaacccttaattcacccatttacatgtggagatatgctggctctatacacgctaaaagtcctgattatttacatggagtctggtggagatatgctggctctatacacgctaaaagtcctgattatttacatggagtctggtggagatatgctggctctatacacgctaaaagtcctgattatttacatggagtctggtggagatatgctggctctatacacgctaaacgTACTGATTAtttagtctggtgggtttggtgatggggattttcTGAGCAGTTTCATGTTTGAAATCACCCTTTAATGTTGGAATCATCTTCCTAAATGTCTCAGATAAACTCaccgttagcgttagcattagcatggcTCTGCAGAGACAGCAACAGACACTTGGAGTCGACAGCAGCGctctacaaaaacacaaaacagtagCCGGTGTTGAGTTTGTTGGCAGCTGGGAGGATCGTCTCTCCGTTAGAGTAGGATTCACTCACTGACCCTGCAAACCAGGATGTAGGTCTGCTCTGTGGGGGGGTGCTCACCTCCACCTGAAACACAGGAAACACCTGCTTTCAACATCTTCTTTACACTAAACTACGGCTGTGCAGGTACACGTTGATTGTGATTTCGGCTCCTatcaatcacaaaaacaatgtaatcgagaaaaagATTATATTATCTTATTTTAGTCTTGTGTCTTTGGGTTCTGAAtgaaaagtacacacacacacacacagagagagacacacacacacacacacacagagagagacagacacacacacacacacagagagagacacacacacacacacacacagagagacacacacacacacagagagacacacacacacagagacagacacacacagagacagacacacacagagacagagagagagagagacagagacacagagacagagacacagagacagagacacagagacagacacacagagacagacacacagagacagacacacagagacagacacacagagacagacacacagagacagacacacacactttgcttaACCTTTTCTGTTTTAACTTCATTAAATGCAACATATTTCTAAATGTCAGCGAGgaattgtgttaaataatcctGATTTCATTACTGACCAAAATAATAGTGATTATGACATCCAATAACAAACTGCCTTTTAGCTACGATCCACATGAACAAGCACAACATTGGCTGGTTAGTTTGGTCAGttgactgactggctggctgactggctggctggctgactggctgactgactggctgactgactgactggctgactgaccaGTAGAGCAGCTACTCCCGTGTTCTGCTGGTAAAGTACGCAGGGTGCAACGACATAGCAGACGTTTAtatagggctgggtgatatggagaaactcagatatcatgatattcttcaccaaataccttgatatcgatATCGCGGCgctattctagggttgacaattagTGCTCCAACTAAATATCGTCACACTTAGATGTTACATAAATaatcataatgtggatataatgactaagtgggtaaaggtaaataatagaacagctacagcAGTCTGGTCAGTTCAGagcattacatcactttactgtaatacagcctttaaaaacCAGGAGAAGAcgcttatgtcatatcacgatatccagaaactaagacgatatctagtctcatatttCACGATATCCACAAACAAAATAACTAACTAAATACTATATTGCTCAGCCCTTCGTTTATGTCCACGTTTGAGCAAAAAGTACGTTATTCCTTGTCACAAACCACACGGCCGTGACAAAGAACGGAGATACACACAACCAAGcaaatgaacaaatgatttATTAGTTTAAGTGTCAAACTCAGGGCCTGCatttcaatttaggttcacgGGAAGTTTTGGCCCGACTAGTTGTGCACcacaccaaaaaataaaaaaatcaggaAACTGTTTCTCATGCTGTAGTTATGAGACACTGCTGTGCAGAATAGACAGATTTGCAGAGAGtttttaaagagcccatattacggaaaaatccctttttctgggatgtggggagttatttagtgtctctggtgcttcatacagacgttgataaccctccatgctgttctgagtgagatacggtttctgaatgtgtcctgtcttcagtctccgggtcagctggtcaacatctgcacggctttctacgtcactagctgagacgagggggctagggggctaaccgttagcatgctagctcgttctcaatggcaaaacactgctacaacacacactagtttaccataatctccaaaagaactacttccatgtgtgccctcatttagaagaagtctcccagctaatcctgccttgtaactgactgacggaggagaaacagcctcttttactgtctatggagctagctagctgacatgatctacatctgagctactgagcgtgtagtccttacctagctactgagcgtgtagtccttacctagctactgagcacgtagtccttacctagctactgagcatgtagtccttacctagctactgagcgtgtagtccttacctagctactgagcgcgtagtccttacctagctactgagcgtgtagtccttacctagctactgagcgtgtagtccttacctagctactgagcatgtgcgactgccaacaaagatgttccagcagtgagaggtctcactctgtagctaaaacagagacctgaacacagggtgaaaagaggagctgcagcaatgagcagtacacaaaaatattacattaaaccatgtaaacctattctggtacaacctcaaaatacagttatgaacctgaaaatgagcagaagaTGGGAGCTttaatattcaggctgtgaaacaggttgctgtgagtcggctgctttttaaaaaaatgtttgtttttcaaaacttgCTAAATTCTACAATGGCTAAGAAACTTTtctgctgacttttttagggttttctgtcgaccaaactgtacacgggagaaagctatatgagacatgcagtaatacaaagttaattgactttttttgttaaatacaagcatgtcaataaacgtAACATGTCTGTCCCTTATCGTGATCGTCATGTCAGTGTGGCCCGTAGTGAAGCTGAGTAAGATGAGTGAAAGAATGCATGTGTAGTGTTGTATGGTGCAGCAAAACAAACCTAACAGCAACCGAGGGCAGGATGACGTGCGTGTCAGCGAGGAGGGAGCACAACTGAATCCAAGAGGCCTTCTAAAAGTGCACTGGCTAACAGAGCACAGGTGTTGCCCGTGTCACTAATGAGCCCAGGATCTGCCACTCTACTAACGAGCCAGCTGCAGTACCTGCAAGGAAAGCAGCCACACAAACTCAAGCTGAATCTCATCCCTCATAGGACAGTGCCTGGGAGTCCCACGACAGTGTACTgtacagtgtctgactgtcccgggacagccatgggagtcacaggacagtgccTGGGAGTCACACGACAGTGTACTgtacagtgtctgactgtcccggaaCAGCCATGGGAGTCACACGACAGTGTACTgtacagtgtctgactgtcccaggacagccgtgggagtcacaggacagtgccTGGGAGTCCCACGACAGTGTACTgtacagtgtctgactgtcccgggacagccatgggagtcacaggacagtgccTGGGAGTCCCACGACAGTGTACTgtacagtgtctgactgtcccgggacagtcatgggagtcacaggacagtgccTGGGAGTCCCACGACAGTGTACTgtacagtgtctgactgtcccgggacagtcatgggagtcacaggacagtgcctgggagtcacaggacagtgtactgtacagtgtctgactgtcccgggacagtcatgggagtcacaggacagtgccTGGGAGTcacacagcaggacattgcttagctAGACCCCTAACCTGAACCCAGTAATGTTACAGCTTCCCTGTATGAAAgcgtctctctgtgttctcACATCACCTTCTGTCGTCTTCGTTAAACATTCGCGGCTCTCATCTGACTCTGGTGGATCCTTCCGGTCACTTGGAGTCTCTTTGAGCTTCCCAGCAACCAGCTCAACCATCTTCAGGATTTTATCAACAGCTTCAACACACAACCGCTCCACCAAAACCCTGAGGTTTTCCTGACAGAATGACAAGAATCACTGAAAGTTAACAgtccaaacccaccagactccatgtaaataatcaggacttttagcgtgtatagagccagcatatctccaccagactccatgtaaataatcagtacttttagcgtgtctagagccagcatatctccaccagactccatgtaaataatcaggacttttagcgtgtatagagccagcatatctccaccagactccatgtaaataatcaggacttttagcgtgtatagagccagcatatctccaccagactccatgtaaataatcaggacttttagcgtgtatagagccagcatatctccaccagactccatgtaaataatcaggacttttagcgtgtatagagccagcatatctccacatgtaaatgggtgaattaagggtttatttcaaccaaaccagagtggtgattgttggaacagtggaaagatgaaccaagacggcttttaatagtttgatttagtttctgtccactttgaatgaagtgtgttttacgatgataaaagtcctgattatttacatggagtctggtgggtttggtgatggtgatttcggggctgtttcatgttaaacaaaaaggatcttactctttaaaaataaggtctatctctgtagggatccctTCCACTAGACCAATGTAAAAGAGTAGGGCAGGTAGCTTACCTCTGTTTCGGGATTTTGTGGATTCAACGAGACTTTTTCAGCCTCCGCAATCACCGCCTTGACCAGGTTGTTGACAATGAGAGTGAATTCATTTCTACAAGTGTTAAAATCGGACATACTTAGGAATTCATGCAGCCGAATAGCGCAGCAAACAGACAGCTAGAGCCGCGAATGCAGACGAAGGAAGTGACGTGATTGTCTCTCGTCCAACGGCTAAaggccttcaaaataaaagcaccttgttgttgttgttggaacGATGTTTATGCCGCTATATCTcgagtttgtttttaaaaaatgaggttttaaataaagaatatatagcatatatatTTCTGTATGTGTAAAATGCTCCGAGTTTTCCTTCCTGAAACctcagaaaaatatttttttctatttttttgtttattaattagtcaataaatctaaatattcttcagtgtttgtgttgaatGATCAAAAACACAAACCACAGTGATTcaaaaaaatacctttttttattCAGCCAACCTGCTGCTGTACATACAcacgataataataataatgataataataataatgttaataataatgataatctttgtaaatattacatttaaattacattCATTCACAGAGTTCCAGTCAGGCTGATCAAACACAACAGGAACAAAACATTAGATAGCCtcttattttccaaaaaaacaCGGATATAAAACATACTCTCGGaacaaatacagaaagaaacacacagacagacagagacatgaACATCCTCCCCAAACAGTTCACATGTCGACTCTCGGGCTCCATCTCCACCACTACGTTTTGGTTAGGGGGaacgtcagagcagggggaatgagaggggggaacaccagagcagggggaatgagaggggggaacaccagagcatggggaatgagagggggaacaccagagcatggggaatgagagggggaacaccagagcaggggggaatgagaggggggggaacaccagagcagggggaatgagaggggggaacaccagagcagggggaatgagagggggaacaccagagcagggggaatgagaggggggaacaccagagcatgggggaatgagaggggggaacacccaGAGCatggggaatgagagggggaacaccagagcagggggaatgagggggggaacaccagagcagggggaatgagaggggggacgccagagcagggggaatgagaggggggacaccagagcagggggaatgagaggggacaacaccagagcagggggaatgagagggggagacaccagagcagggggaatgagaggggacaACACccgagcaggggggaatgagaggggaaacaccagagcagggggaatgagaggggggacaccagagcagggggaatgagagggggaacaccagagcagggggaatgagagggggaacaccagagcagggggaatgagagggggaacaccagagcagggggaatgagagggggaacaccagagcaggggagatgagaggagacaccagagcagggggaatgggagggggaacaccagagcagggggaatgagagggggacaccagagcaggggaatgagagggggaacaccagagcagggggaatgagagggggaacaccagagcagggggaatgagagggggaacaccagagcagggggaatgagagggggggacaccagagcagggggaatgagagggggaacaccagagcagggggaatgagaggggggaacaccagagcagggtaCACAGATGTACGTCAAATGGTCTACAATTAGATAAGGTACCAAAAAAGTACCGAACGGTTCTGAAGGGGACACAGTTGTCTTTCAAAAGGAAACCTCTCCTGCCACAAGCATTTGTACCCTTTTAGGTAAACAGCTGTACTCCTATTTTTGAGGGTGTAGTAGAGGGTGACAATTTTTCGGGAGTCAATCTCACTGTTGGTAACGTGTTCGGGACGGAATAGAGCGTAGAAATCAACGGAGCGGGACGGAGCTGGAgattacattaaaaaatgacGGTGCAATGCGGTGAGGGCGCCCAAAGATTGCGAGGCATTTCGTTTTAGAAAAGAGAACCACTGACAACTCCCAATACGTTTGTTGATTGGCTACTGCTAGCCGCAGAGTAGCCTATCAGAGCAAGACAGAGCAGCTGCCCTGTTCACAAGCCAATCAATCAGCGTCAGCGACCACACCGAGAGAGACGGCAAAATGGATTCTGGAAAGCAGCTGTTGCAATTGAAAGTGTCATCGAAGGACCCCTCGATCCATTTTCAGGAGCTGTGAGAAGGTCTCCGTTAGGAATTACATAACGAAATttcctagacctgcaggtaatacatgttacctagacctgcaggtaatacatgttacctaggcctgcaggtaatacatgttacctagacctgcaggtaatacatgttacctagacctgcaggtaacacatgttacctagacctgcaggtaatacatgttgacctgcaggtaatacatgttacctagacctgcaggtaatacatgttacctagacctgcaggtaacacATGTTACCTATAAGcctgtaggtaatacatgttacctagacctgtaggtaatacatgttacctagacctgtaggtaatacgtgttacctaggcctgcaggtaatacatgttacctagacctgcaggtaatacatgttacctagacctgcaggtaatgtatgttacctagacctgtaggtaatacatgttacctagacctgcaggtaatacatgttacctagacctgtaggtaatacatgttacctagacctgcaggtaatacatgttacctagacctgtaggtaatacatgttacctagacctgcaggtacaCATGTTACCTAGGGCCTGCAGGTAACgtatgttacctagacctgcaggtaatacatgttacctagacctgcaggtaatacatgttacctagacctgtaggtaatacatgttacctagacctgcaggtaacacatgttacctagacctgcaggtaacacatgttacctagacctgcaggtaatacatgtatacctgcaggtaataca encodes:
- the LOC144511967 gene encoding uncharacterized protein LOC144511967 isoform X1 codes for the protein MSDFNTCRNEFTLIVNNLVKAVIAEAEKVSLNPQNPETEENLRVLVERLCVEAVDKILKMVELVAGKLKETPSDRKDPPESDESRECLTKTTEGGGEHPPTEQTYILVCRSAAVDSKCLLLSLQSHANANANAGNKTVAMDASGDSERSASSPPPQADVLDHEYARPSSPPPSASSSVGGGASAARSRKRQRMANETTDSYQQCSRCEKLFPNAERLSDHETKSHPVCSVCGAAFTGHLRLREHVTKEHGLLPYGCNFCPKRFNHNAHRKLHVKTQHSGEKSCRCDICGKAYSSVSLMKTHRMTHAEKTFICDVCGKRFFHAGHLTRHKAVHQELRPHRCSLCGKGFTQAANLCTHLASHNGERQLCSICGKSFRFLKNHIICKHSQDLPAGELLAGDAVITCELCGKKFPHLSQFIVHQRSHTGEKPFGCTVCGKTYAMKQQLRDHMYTHSGEKPFRCSLCGKSFHLRASFSRHRSIHSGETPFGCSLCGKHFRLQSFLKAHLQTKAHLKQTQSATAHL
- the LOC144511967 gene encoding uncharacterized protein LOC144511967 isoform X2, yielding MDASGDSERSASSPPPQADVLDHEYARPSSPPPSASSSVGGGASAARSRKRQRMANETTDSYQQCSRCEKLFPNAERLSDHETKSHPVCSVCGAAFTGHLRLREHVTKEHGLLPYGCNFCPKRFNHNAHRKLHVKTQHSGEKSCRCDICGKAYSSVSLMKTHRMTHAEKTFICDVCGKRFFHAGHLTRHKAVHQELRPHRCSLCGKGFTQAANLCTHLASHNGERQLCSICGKSFRFLKNHIICKHSQDLPAGELLAGDAVITCELCGKKFPHLSQFIVHQRSHTGEKPFGCTVCGKTYAMKQQLRDHMYTHSGEKPFRCSLCGKSFHLRASFSRHRSIHSGETPFGCSLCGKHFRLQSFLKAHLQTKAHLKQTQSATAHL